Proteins encoded together in one Saccopteryx leptura isolate mSacLep1 chromosome 7, mSacLep1_pri_phased_curated, whole genome shotgun sequence window:
- the INHA gene encoding inhibin alpha chain, producing MLPQLPLLLLLLGAPQWGHGCQGPDLDRELALAKVKALFLDALGPPAMTGDSGDPGARRLPRRHAVGHLRGQSSEPEEDVSQAILFPSTGAVCEDQPAGRELARETEEGLFTYMFRPSRHTRSRQVTSAQLWFHTGLDRQGTAASNRSGPLLDLLALSSGGRMSVPTSLGQAPPHWAVLRLAASALPLLTRPVLVLLLRCPLCSCSAGPETMPFLVAHTQAKPPGRGDRARRSTPPLPWPWSPSALRLLQRPPEEPAAHAHCHRAALNISFQELGWERWIVHPPSFIFHYCHGGCGLLTQPDPSLPAPGVPPTPVQPLPLVPWAQPCCAALPGTMKSLRVRTTSDGGYSFKYETVPNLLTQHCACV from the exons ATGTTGCCCCAGCTGCCTCTGCTGCTCCTCTTGCTGGGGGCCCCACAGTGGGGGCATGGCTGCCAGGGGCCAGACCTAGACCGGGAACTTGCCCTGGCTAAAGTGAAGGCCCTGTTCCTGGATGCCTTGGGGCCTCCAGCAATGACCGGAGACTCTGGGGACCCTGGAGCCAGGCGTCTGCCCCGAAGACATGCTGTGGGGCACCTCAGGGGCCAGAGCTCTGAGCCTGAGGAGGATGTGTCCCAGGCCATCCTGTTCCCATCTACAG GTGCCGTCTGCGAGGACCAGCCGGCCGGCAGAGAGCTGGCCCGGGAGACTGAGGAAGGCCTCTTCACGTACATGTTCCGGCCGTCCCGACACACACGAAGCCGCCAGGTGACTTCGGCCCAGCTGTGGTTCCACACAGGACTGGATAGGCAGGGCACAGCAGCCTCCAATCGCTCCGGGCCCCTGCTAGACCTGCTGGCCCTGTCATCCGGGGGTCGCATGTCTGTGCCCACGTCATTGGGTCAGGCGCCTCCTCACTGGGCTGTGCTGCGCCTGGcggcctctgccctccctctgctgaCCCGTCCTGTCCTGGTGCTCCTGCTGCGCTGTCCTCTCTGTTCCTGCTCAGCGGGGCCTGAGACCATGCCCTTCTTGGTGGCCCACACTCAGGCCAAGCCAcctggcagaggggacagagcccGACGCTCCACTCCCCCGCTGCCCTGGCCTTGGTCTCCCTCGGCGCTGCGCCTGCTGCAGAGGCCCCCAGAGGAGCCCGCGGCCCATGCGCACTGCCACAGAGCAGCCCTCAACATCTCCTTCCAGGAGCTGGGCTGGGAGCGGTGGATCGTACACCCTCCCAGTTTCATCTTCCACTATTGCCATGGCGGCTGTGGGCTGCTCACCCAACCAGACCCGTCTCTGCCGGCTCCTGGGGTTCCCCCTACCCCTGTCCAGCCTCTTCCTCTGGTGCCATGGGCCCAGCCCTGCTGTGCTGCCCTCCCGGGAACCATGAAGTCCCTCCGTGTCCGTACCACTTCAGATGGGGGTTACTCTTTCAAGTACGAGACAGTGCCCAACCTTCTTACACAGCACTGTGCTTGTGTCTGA